A section of the Acidobacteriota bacterium genome encodes:
- a CDS encoding PKD domain-containing protein — MLTRPLRRASLVLVFGAAALAASACDKMPLVAPTGTVITLFANNTVLPIDGSIEITAIAIEAGSAPSTGTGTGTGTGTGTSTSAGATAAQGTPVHNGTVLTFTTTLGRIEPQEARTHNGQVTVRLFAGGASGVATVRAFSGGAASNELKLNVGAAAAKTVFLSSTPQTLSSAGGTAQISARVVDVNGTNLAGVPVTFTADNGTLSNSTVLTDASGVATTSLTTSRETKVTATVTGDVKAEMTVRLNPRVNVTITPPATPPTAGISANYTIAVGANANVQNVRVNWGDGSVQDLGAISGSVTVPHRYTNDGDYTITVTAFDASGNTETVASGVSVLPQQPPGVLLAVSDTTPQVGQQVNFTATVSGATSTILRYEWDFGDGTTKTTTGNQTSHTYGAAGTFTVTVTAVQSSGPSGQNSTTVVVSI; from the coding sequence ATGCTAACACGACCCCTTCGGCGCGCGTCGTTGGTGCTTGTCTTCGGCGCCGCGGCGTTGGCCGCTTCGGCCTGCGACAAGATGCCGCTGGTCGCGCCGACCGGCACGGTGATCACGCTCTTTGCGAACAACACGGTGCTGCCGATCGACGGCTCGATCGAGATCACCGCGATCGCGATTGAGGCGGGCTCGGCCCCCTCGACGGGCACGGGCACGGGCACGGGTACCGGCACGGGAACGTCCACGAGCGCCGGCGCCACCGCGGCGCAGGGCACACCGGTGCACAACGGCACGGTCCTCACGTTTACGACGACGCTGGGGCGGATTGAGCCTCAGGAGGCGCGCACGCACAACGGGCAGGTGACGGTCCGGCTGTTCGCCGGCGGCGCGTCGGGCGTCGCGACCGTGCGTGCGTTCTCCGGCGGCGCGGCCTCGAACGAGCTGAAGCTGAATGTGGGCGCGGCGGCGGCAAAGACGGTGTTCCTCAGCTCGACGCCACAGACGTTGAGCTCCGCGGGGGGCACCGCGCAGATCTCCGCGCGCGTCGTCGACGTGAACGGCACCAACCTCGCGGGCGTCCCGGTCACGTTCACCGCGGACAACGGCACGCTCTCCAATTCGACTGTCCTCACCGATGCGTCCGGTGTGGCGACAACATCGCTGACAACCAGCCGCGAGACGAAGGTCACGGCGACGGTGACGGGAGATGTGAAAGCTGAGATGACGGTCCGGCTGAACCCGCGCGTCAACGTCACCATCACACCGCCAGCAACGCCGCCGACCGCGGGAATTTCGGCCAATTACACGATCGCTGTTGGGGCGAATGCGAACGTGCAGAACGTCCGTGTGAACTGGGGCGATGGCAGCGTTCAGGATTTGGGCGCAATCAGTGGTAGCGTCACTGTGCCGCATCGGTATACCAACGACGGCGATTACACCATCACGGTGACCGCCTTCGATGCTAGTGGCAACACAGAGACGGTAGCGAGCGGCGTGAGCGTGCTGCCGCAGCAGCCACCCGGTGTGCTCCTCGCAGTATCCGACACGACTCCCCAGGTTGGCCAGCAGGTCAACTTCACCGCAACGGTCAGCGGTGCGACGTCCACGATCCTGCGGTACGAATGGGATTTCGGTGACGGCACAACGAAGACGACGACCGGAAATCAGACGAGCCATACCTACGGTGCGGCGGGCACTTTTACGGTCACAGTTACCGCTGTTCAATCGAGCGGGCCGTCAGGTCAGAACAGTACCACCGTCGTCGTCTCCATCTAG
- a CDS encoding prepilin-type N-terminal cleavage/methylation domain-containing protein yields the protein MLRFRTDGGWTLIELLVVIALITILAGVGVANYRNSVTSSREAVLKTDLFRMRDAIDQYYADKAKYPASLEALVSEGYLRKIPEDPITRSADTWQTIPAEPDPANPSAEPGIYDVKSGAEGTALDGTAYSDW from the coding sequence ATGCTCAGATTTCGTACGGACGGCGGCTGGACGCTCATCGAGCTGCTCGTGGTCATCGCGCTGATCACGATCCTGGCGGGCGTCGGCGTGGCGAACTACCGCAACTCGGTCACCTCCTCGCGCGAGGCGGTGCTCAAGACGGATCTCTTCCGCATGCGCGACGCCATCGACCAGTACTACGCCGACAAGGCGAAGTATCCCGCCTCGCTCGAGGCCCTCGTCAGCGAAGGCTACCTGCGCAAGATCCCCGAAGATCCGATCACGCGCTCGGCAGACACGTGGCAGACAATCCCGGCCGAGCCCGATCCGGCCAACCCCTCCGCGGAGCCGGGCATCTACGACGTGAAGAGCGGGGCGGAAGGGACGGCGCTCGACGGGACGGCGTACTCTGACTGGTGA
- a CDS encoding Uma2 family endonuclease: protein MSYSDLCQQPEDGRRYELYDGEVFVVPSPLPLHQIVAMNIEDWLRHHPRTRSGLTLLAPLDVAFSEYDVVQPDLLYFEPERLPLLSNRRVTRVAPDLAIEVISPGTASNDRGRKMRMFARYGVREYWIADPESERVEVFSLGGEMFRLVQQAAGDDAIVSPLLGPLGGEVSSFFRSPLAG, encoded by the coding sequence GTGAGTTACAGCGACTTGTGCCAGCAGCCGGAGGACGGCCGCCGTTACGAACTGTATGACGGCGAGGTGTTCGTGGTCCCGTCTCCGCTGCCCCTGCACCAGATTGTCGCGATGAACATCGAGGACTGGCTGCGTCATCATCCGCGCACGCGAAGCGGGCTGACGCTGCTGGCGCCGCTCGACGTCGCCTTCTCCGAGTACGACGTCGTCCAGCCGGACCTGTTGTATTTCGAGCCGGAGCGGCTCCCGCTGCTCTCGAACAGGCGCGTCACCCGCGTGGCGCCGGATCTCGCCATCGAGGTGATCTCGCCGGGCACGGCGTCGAACGATCGCGGGCGGAAGATGCGGATGTTCGCGCGCTACGGCGTGCGCGAATACTGGATCGCCGATCCGGAATCAGAACGCGTCGAGGTCTTCTCGTTGGGAGGAGAGATGTTCAGGCTCGTGCAGCAGGCGGCCGGCGACGACGCGATCGTGTCTCCGCTGCTCGGCCCGCTCGGCGGCGAAGTCTCCTCGTTCTTCCGCTCCCCGCTCGCCGGCTGA
- a CDS encoding prepilin-type N-terminal cleavage/methylation domain-containing protein, whose protein sequence is MMKSSGYTFVELLVVTALLLVIASAALPLARVTVQRQREGELRRALRDVRTAIDKFKDAVDAGAIATIDVGGGSEGYPKDLDVLVEGVRPANDASGRKLKFLRRIPLDPMTGRAEWGRRAYQDDAGSTSWGGQNVYDVYSLSEGTALDGTKYRDW, encoded by the coding sequence GGCGCTCCTGCTCGTGATCGCGTCCGCGGCGCTGCCGCTCGCGCGCGTCACCGTGCAGCGCCAGCGCGAAGGGGAGCTTCGGCGCGCGCTGCGCGACGTACGTACGGCGATCGACAAGTTCAAGGACGCGGTGGACGCCGGCGCGATCGCGACCATCGACGTGGGCGGCGGAAGCGAAGGGTATCCCAAGGACCTCGACGTCCTCGTCGAGGGAGTCCGCCCCGCCAACGACGCCAGCGGGCGCAAGCTGAAGTTCCTGCGCCGCATCCCCCTCGATCCGATGACCGGCAGGGCGGAGTGGGGCAGGCGCGCCTACCAGGACGATGCCGGCTCGACCTCCTGGGGGGGCCAGAACGTGTACGACGTCTACTCGCTGTCGGAGGGCACCGCGCTCGACGGCACGAAGTACAGAGACTGGTAA